The following DNA comes from Enterobacter sp. SA187.
CATCTCCCGCACCTGAGCGGTGTAGACGCCCGCCGGTTTCTCGCACAGCGTATGGATACCCTGGCGCATCGCCAGCATCGACAGCCGGGGATGATCGTAGTGCGGCGTGGCGACGATCACCGCGTCGATAAGCCCGCTTTGCAGCATCGCCCGGGCGTCATCAAACAGCGGCACGGCCTCGCCCACCAGCGCGCGTATCGCCGCATGTTTCGCAGAATTATTATCGCAGACGGCGGCAAGGCAGGCGTCGCCGATTTTTCCGGCCAGCAGATAGCGGGCGTGCACCGTGCCGATATTGCCGATGCCGATAATGCCAAAACGAACCTTTTTCATTGCTCACCTTTGGGGATCAGTGGGAATAACGGGAAAATAGAGACGCGGCAAACCGGCGACAAACACAATTTGTGAGAATGCTCGCAGGGAGGCGAGGAAACTGCGCGGCACTCTGAAAAAGGGTTTTAAAATCATCATACTGGCGCTGCAAAAATTTGCAGGTATTGATTGCGAGCAGGATCACACTATGGCAGGAAAGCTGAAAATGGACGCCATTGCCGCACAGACGGGCTACTCCGTCAGCACCGTCTCGCGGGTATTAAGCGGCAAAGCCGCCACCAGCGCGAAAGCGCGTGAGACGATTGTCAGCTGCGCGCGGCGGCTTGGCGTGCTCGATGCGCTGGCATGCGGCCGTCTGCTGATCAACGACATTGCCGTCTTCGCCCCGGCACGCACTTTCAGCATGGGTGGCGATCCCTTTTATCATGCGGTGACGCGCGGTATTGCCGGGGCCACCGCCGCCCATGATGTTCACCTGAGCTATTGCAGCCTGGAGGAGCAGGACGCCGATCTGGCGCGCTTTCTGGCAAAAGCGGGCCACAAAAATATCAGCGCGCTGATCATTATCGGCATCGACGATCCGGCGGTTCACCGGCTGGCGCAGACGCTCGGTAAACCCTGTGTGCTGATCAACGCCAGTAACCGTGAAAGCCGCCTCGACGCGGTGTCGCCGGATCACCGCGCCATCGGTTTTAACGCCGCGCGGCATCTGCTGGCCCACGGGCACCGGCGCATTCTCACCATCACCACCCTGCGGCGCGAAACCCTGTCTGTGCGGCTGGAAGGCATCCTGGAGGCGTACCGTCATTTTCATGTGGCCTTTGAGGCGGCAACGGATCTGCTGGTGACGGAAGGCTTTGGCGGCGACGAGGCCGCCCAACGGCTGGCGCAGTGGTTCGACGCCCGGCCTGCGGATCAGTGGCCGCAGGCGCTGCTGTGCGGCAGCGCCGATATGACGGCGGGTATTCAGCGGATGCTGGCGCAGCGCGGGCTGCGGGTACCGCAGGATGTGTCGCTTATCAGCACGGATGTGGAAGGGCAACTGGACGGCAGCGTGACCGGTATTGCGGTGCCCTGCCGTGAGCTGGGCGTGGAGGCGGTGCATATGTTACAGACGCGGCTTAACCGCCCGCAGGCCCCGGTGTTTAATCTGCTGCTACCGGGGCGGCTGGTGGAGTTCGGGACGGTCAGCCAGGCGACCCGCCATGCAGCGCAGGCCTTCCCCTCACCCTAACCCTCTCCCCAGGGAGAGGGACTGGCTCGTTCTCGATCTCCCGTCAGGAGAGGGGACTGGCTCGTTCTCGATCTCCCGCCAGGAGAGGGGACTGGCTCGATCTCCCTCTCCCGCCGGGAGAGGGCCGGGGTGAGGGGAGACGATTACGCCGTGCCCTGCGGTGGCAGACAGACGCCGATACCACCGATACCGCAGTAGCCGTACGGGTTTTTATGCAGATACTGCTGATGGTCATCTTCCGCATAGTAAAACGGCCCGGCGGTCTTGATTTCGGTGGTGACCGTACGGTCATCCCCCGCTGCGCGCATGGCGGCCTGGAAACGCTCAAGGCTGGCTTTCGCCGCGGCGTCCTGTTCCGGCGTCAGGGGGTAAATCGCCGAGCGGTACTGGGTGCCGTGGTCATTGCCCTGACGCATCCCCTGAGCGGGATCGTGATTTTCCCAGAACACCTGCAACAGCTGTTCATAGCTGATAACGTTCGGATCGTAGACCACGCGCACGGCTTCGGCATGGCCGGTCTGACCGCTGCACACTTCGCGGTAGGTCGGGTTCGGCGTGTAACCGCCCATATAGCCTGCGGCGGTGCTGTAAACGCCGGGTAAAACCCAGAACAAACGTTCAACGCCCCAGAAGCAGCCCATGGCGAAAAATGCGACGTCCATCCCGTCCGGGACATGCGTCATCGAGTGTTCATTGACCGCATGCAGACTGGCAACCGGCATCGGCGTGTTACGGCCCGGCAGTGCATCCGACTGAGTAACAAGGTGTTTTTTATCAAATAGACTCACGGTGTGGCCTCCGGGGAAAGGGAATTGTGGTTAGGGTTGTAACGGCGCTCGTCTTTTAACACAATAAGTGCTTTAAATACGGCTAAATTTAAACATAAGAAATATTGAGGTTGTCGTCTGTTTTTCAACCCGCATTGTTGAATTATTGTTAAGCCGGGAGCGGCATTTTGGTTTCCTTCCAGGGCCAGGACAAGGATATTCAGGAGAGAACGTGCCACAGATCCGTCTTATAGGTATTGCCACTTTACTGCTGGCAAGCGGTCACGCCTTTGCGGCAAACGTCCGTTTGCAGGTAGAGGGGTTATCAGGCGCGCTACAAAAAAACGTCCGCGCACAGCTGTCGACGATTGAAAGCGATGAGGTCACCCCCGATCGCCGCTTTCGCGCTCGCGTGGATGACGCCATCCGTGACGGTCTGAAAGCGCTTGGCTACTACGAGCCGACCATTGAATTTGATCTGCGCCCGCCGCCGGCCAAAGGCCGCCAGGTGCTGATCGCCCGCGTATCGCCGGGCGAACCGGTGCGTATCGGCGGTACGGATGTGATCCTGCGCGGCGGCGCCCGCACCGATCATGACTATCTCGACCTGCTGAAAACCCGTCCGGCTACCGGCACCGTACTGAATCATCACGATTACGACAGCTTTAAAAAATCCCTCACCAACGTTGCCCTGCGCAAAGGCTATTTCGACAGCAAGTTTAATAAAAGCCAGCTGGGCGTCGCCCTCGATCGCCATCAGGCGTTCTGGGATATTGATTACGACAGCGGCACGCGCTACCGCTTTGGTGAAGTGACTTTCGAAGGCTCGCAAATTCGCGATGAGTACCTGCAAAATCTGGTGCCCTTTAAGGAGGGCGATTACTACCAGACCAAAGACCTGGCAGAGCTGAACCGGCGTCTGTCCGCCACCGGCTGGTTTAACTCGGTGATCGTCGCGCCGGAATTTGAAAAGTCGCGCAAAACCAAAGTGCTGCCGCTGCATGGCGTGGTATCGCCGCGAACGGAAAACACCATTGAAACCGGCGTGGGTTACTCCACCGACGTCGGGCCGCGGGTGAAGGCGTCGTGGAAAAAGCCGTGGATGAACTCTTACGGCCACAGCCTGATCACCAACGCCAGTATTTCCGCCCCGGAACAGCAACTGGATTTCAGCTACAAAGTACCGCTGCTGAAAAATCCGCTGGAGCAGTATTACCTGGTGCAGGGCGGCCTTAAGCGCACCGATCTGAACGATACGGAAGCGGATTCCACCACGCTGGCGGTGTCCCGCTACTGGGATCTCTCCAGCGGCTGGCAGCGCGCCATTAACCTGCGCTGGAGTCTCGATCACTTTACCCAGGGCAACGTTACCAACACTACCATGCTGCTCTATCCGGGCGTGATGATCAGCCGTACCCGCTCGCGCGGCGGCCTGATGCCGACCTGGGGCGACTCCCAGCGCTACTCCATTGATTACTCCAACACCGCATGGGGCTCGGACGTCGATTTCTCGGTGTTGCAGGCGCAGAACGTCTGGATCCGTACCCTTGCCGATCGCCATCGCTTTGTGGCGCGCGGCAACCTCGGCTGGATCGAGACCGGCGATTTCGACAAAGTGCCGCCGGATCTGCGCTTCTTCGCCGGGGGCGATCGCAGCATCCGCGGTTATAAATACAAATCCATTTCGCCGAAGGATGACGACGGCAAGCTGAAAGGGGCGTCGAAACTGGCGACCGGCTCGCTGGAGTACCAGTACAACGTCACCGGGAAATGGTGGGGCGCGACCTTCATCGACAGCGGCGAAGCGGTGAGCGACATTCGCCGCAGCGATTTCAAAACCGGCGCGGGCGTCGGCGTACGCTGGCAGTCGCCGGTCGGCCCCATTAAGCTCGATCTCGCCGTGCCCATCGGCGACAAAGACGAACACGGATTACAGTTTTACATCGGTCTGGGGCCTGAATTATGAGTTTGTGGAAGAAAATAAGCCTCGGCGTACTGATCTTCATCCTGCTGCTGCTGGGCACCGTCGCCTTTCTGGTGGGCACCACTACCGGCCTGCATACGCTGTTTAAAGCGGCGAATCGCTGGGTGCCAGGGCTGGAAATTGGCCAGGTCACCGGCGGCTGGCGCGATCTGCATCTGAAAAATCTTAGCTACACCCAGCCTGGCGTGGCGGTTAACGCCGGGGATATTCATCTGGCGGTAAAGCTCGGCTGCCTGCGTGACTTCAGCCTGTGCGTTAACGATCTGTCGCTGAAAGACATCAACGTGGCGATAGACAGCAAGAAAATGCCGAAGTCGGAACAGGTGGAAGAAGAGGATACCGGCCCGCTGGATCTCTCCACGCCTTACGCCATCACCTTAAGCCGCGTGGCGCTCAATAACATCAACATTAAAATCGACGACACCACCGTGTCGGTGATCGAATTCACCAGCGGGCTGAACTGGCAGGAGAAAAACCTGACGCTGAAGCCAACGAATTTGCAGGGCCTGCTGATCGCGCTGCCGAAAGTGGCGGAGGTGGCGCAGGAAGAAGTGGTGGATCCGAAGATCAATAACCCTCACCCGGACGAAAAGCCGCTGGGTGAAACCCTGAAAGATCTGTTCTCAAAGCCGGTGCTACCGGAGATGACCGATGTGCACCTGCCGCTGAATCTCAATATCGAGGAGTTTCGCGGCGAATCCCTGCGTCTGACCGGCGATACCGATATTCTGGTGCGCACCATGCTGCTGAAAGTCAGCACGCAGGACGGCAACATGGCGCTTGATGCGCTGGATATCGACTCGAACCAGGGCACGGTGAACGCCACCGGTACGGCGCAGCTCAGCAATAACTGGCCGGTGGATCTGACGCTGAACAGCACGCTGAACGTCGATCCGCTGAAAGGCGAAAAAGTGAAGCTCAAGGTCGGCGGCGCGCTGCGTGAAACCCTCGATGTCGGCATCAATCTTTCCGGTCCGGTGGATATGGTACTGCGCGCGCAAACTCAGCTCGCCGAAGCGGGTCTGCCCCTGAATCTGGAAGTGGTGAGCGAACAGCTGTACTGGCCCTTTACCGGCGAGCGGCAGTATCAGGCCGACGATCTGAAGCTGAAGCTCAGCGGCAAAATGACCGATTACACCCTGTCGTTCCGCACGGCGGTCAAAGGGCAGAGCGTACCGCCCGCCACCATCCTGCTGGATGCGAAGGGCAATGAGCAGCAGATCAATCTCGACAAGCTGACCGTCGCGGCGCTGGAGGGGAAAACCGAGCTGAAAGCGCTGCTCGACTGGCAGCAGGCGATCAGCTGGCGCGGCGATCTGACGCTCAACGGCATCAATACCGCCAAAGAATTCCCGGACTGGCCGTCAAAACTGAACGGCGCGATCAAAACCCGCGGTAGCCTGTACGGCGGCAGCTGGCAGATGGATGTCCCGCAGCTGAAGATCACCGGCAACGTTAAACAAAACAAAGTGAATGTGGAAGGCTCCCTGAAAGGGAACAGCTATCTGCAATGGGTGATCCCAGGTCTGCATCTGCAACTGGGGCCGAACAGCGCCGACGTCAAAGGCGAGCTGGGCGTTAAAGATCTTAACCTTGATGCGGTGATAAACGCGCCGGGGCTGGATAACGCGCTGCCGGGTCTGGGCGGCACGGCGAAAGGCCTGGTGAAAGTGCGCGGCACCGTCGATGCGCCGCAGGTGCTGGCGGATATTACCGCCCGTGCGCTGCGCTGGCAGGAGCTGTCGGTCGCCAGCGTGCGTGTGGATGGCGATGTGAAATCCACCGATCAGATCGCCGGTCACCTCAACGTGCGCGCCGAGCGCATTGCGCAGCCGGGCGTTAACCTGAGCCTGGTACAGCTGGATGCAAAAGGCAGCGAAAAACAGCACGAGCTGCAACTGCGTGTGCAGGGCGAGCCGGTATCCGGCCAGCTTAAACTGGCGGGCAGCTTTGACCGCGCCACCCAGCGCTGGAAAGGCAATCTGAGCGACACCCGCTTCGCCACCCCGGTCGGCCCCTGGTCCCTCAACCGGGCGATTGCGCTGGATTACCGTAACAGCGAGCAGAAGATCAGCATCGGGCCGCACTGCTGGACTAACCCGAATGCAGAACTGTGCGTACCGCAAACTATCGATGCCGGGGCCGAAGGGCGCGCGGTGGTGAACCTTAACCGCTTCGATCTGGCGATGGTAAAACCCTTTATGCCGGACGCCACCCAGGCCAGCGGCATTTTCAGCGGCAAAGCCGACGTCAGCTGGGATACAACGAAAGAGGGCCTGCCGCAGGGGGAAGTGACCCTCTCCGGGCGCAACGTGCGCGTGACGCAAACCATCAACGACGCGCCGCTGCTGGTGGCCTTCGACACGCTTAACCTTAACGCGCGGCTGCGGGATAACCGCGCCGATCTCGGCTGGATGATGCGGCTGACCAATAACGGTCAGTTTGATGGCCAGGTGCAGATCACCGATCCGCAGGGGCGGCGTAATCTGGGCGGCAACGTTAATATCCGCAACTTCTCTATCGGCATGGTCAACGCCATCTTCTCGCGCGGCGAAAAAGCGGCGGGCACGCTGAGCGCCAACCTGCGTCTGGCCGGGGATGCGCAAAGCCCGCAGCTCTTCGGGCAGATGCAGCTGAACGGCGTGGATATCGACGGCAACTTTATGCCGTTCGACATGCAGCCGAGCCAGCTGGCGATGAACTTCAACGGCCAGCGCTCCACATTGCAGGGCGTCGTGCGCACCCAGCAGGGGCAGATCAACCTCAGCGGCGATGCGGACTGGAGCCAGCTGGATAACTGGCGCGCGCGGGTTGCCGCCAAAGGCAGCAAAGTACGCATCACCGTACCGCCGATGATCCGCCTGGATGCCTCGCCGGACGTGGTGTTTGTCGCCACGCCGGATCTGTTCACCCTCGACGGCAGCATTGATATTCCGTGGGCGCGCATCGTGGTGCACGACGTGCCGGAGAGCGCGGTCGGCGTATCCAGCGACGAAGTGATGCTCAATGCCAACCTGGAGCCGGAGAAACCGCAGTCCGCCAGCATCCCGATCAACAGTAACCTGATCGTGCATGTGGGCAATAACGTGCGTATGGACGCCTTTGGCCTGAAAGCGCGTCTGAACGGCGATTTAAAAGTTGCGCAGGATAATCAAGGGCTTGGCCTGAACGGGCAAATAAATATCCCTGAAGGACGCTTCCATGCCTACGGTCAGGATTTGATTGTGCGCAAAGGTGAGTTATTGTTCTCGGGCCCACCGGATCAACCTTTACTTAACATTGAAGCGATCCGTAACCCCGAGGCCACCGAAAACGACGTTATCGCAGGCGTACGGGTGACAGGTACCGCCGATGAACCTAAGGCGGAGATCTTCTCCGACCCGGCGATGTCGCAGCAGGAAGCGCTCTCCTATTTACTACGCGGACAGCCGCTCGACAGCGATCAGAGCGACAGCGCGGCGATGACCTCGGCCCTTGTTGGCCTGGGGGTTGCACAAAGTGGGCAGGTTGTGGGTAAAATCGGCGAGACGTTCGGCGTCAGCAATCTGGCACTGGATACTGCCGGGGTGGGGGACTCCTCCCAGGTGGTGGTCAGCGGCTATGTACTGCCGGGTCTGCAGGTGAAGTATGGAGTGGGTATTTTTGATTCTCTGGCAACGCTCACGCTGCGCTATCGCCTGATGCCTAAGCTTTATCTCGAAGCGGTGTCTGGCATAGATCAGGCACTTGATTTGCTCTATCAGTTTGAGTTTTAGCAATGCGAATATTTGTCTACGGCAGTTTACGACGCAAGCAAGGCAACAGCCACTGGATGACCAACGCTCAGTGGCTGGGCGATCATAATGTTGAAGATTTTCGACTGTACAGTCTGGGTCACTACCCTGGCGCGGTGCCCGGTGCGGGCCATGTGCAGGGGGAAGTCTATCGTATCGATTCGGCGACCCTTGCCGAACTGGATGCATTACGCACCGCAGGCGGTGAGTATAAACGTCAGTTGATCCAGACACCGTACGGCAGTGCATGGATGTACGTGTACCAGCGTCCGGTCGACGGGCGCACCTGGATTGAAACGGGAAACTGGCTGGATCGGGACCGGTATTAATACAACGCCACCTTCGGGTGGCGTTGTTTTTTGTGGATTGACTAAGGCGCAGGGGTGATTTTCAGCTCCACCAGCCCTATCCCCAGCCTGCGCTGAAGAGTTTCTGCCAGCGTGACGCCACGGCCTTCCTCATCAACAGGCTCGCTGTCGGGCGGCGTGATGATCAGTTCAGTCGGACCGCCGGTCGCGGAAAAGCGTACCGTTCGGGTGGAAATTTCACTACCAAATACCAGGCTATGTTCTTCTTGTCCGGCGCGCACAAGAATCTTTTTCCCGATGTTAGCGGCAGAGGCTTTGGCTACCAGGGTAAGGTCAAAGGCGTCCGGCAAGGGACGTTTATAAACCACGGTTACCGCCGGGTCGATATTGGCATTCGACCAGCGTCCCCAGTCCTCCTGCCACGAAATCCCCCGCACCGCCTTCACCTGTTGGGGGAACCCTTCAATGTCGAACATGATGCGATCCGCCGGATAACGCACACTGTCTGGCGTCTGATTAAGGCTTTTCACCCGCTGATGAATGTCCACGCGATCATCGTCGTGCTGCGGAAATGCCACTCTGGTCTGATAAACCGGCGTCGGGATTCTCCGCACGCTCACCGCCGACTCCAGCGTGCCTTCCGCTAAGCAGAGTTCCCGTGCGGTCGCCAGCTCAGGCTTCCCCAGGCGGGCAATGCGAAAGCACTTATCGATCCACACAAAGCGATCCTCTGCCCCGAAATGGGCAAGGTATTTACTCAGCGGCGCGTTATAGGTGCCCGGAAGATAGGGCTGCACGCTGTCTTCCGTTACCTTGAAGAGCACCGGCAGGGTGTAGTTAAAATCGCCCAGCGACAGGCTGCCGCTCTGCTGATTAATCACTAACTGGTCAATCTTTTGCGGATCGCCCGACCATAAACGAATAATATCCGGCTCCCAGTCCAGCAGACGCGTTTCAAGGGATGTATAGGTGGCGGACAGGGAGGGACGTGAAAGGGTACTGCGGCCAAGCCCGATGGCGTTATCGCCGCCGAGTAATTCCAGCACGGTGGCCCCGTTATCCATCGTATTACGTGGCCGGGAAATAACCTTCGTCTGTGAACGATCGCCGCGCAGAATAAAAAACAAATTTTCCCGCTGCGGTTGTTTTTGCGCAATCTGACCGCCGATGGGCTCCATCGCCAGATGATCGGAGGACACCACGATCAGCGTATTTTTAAAGCCAGGCGACGCTTTGATCTTATTAATCAGCGTGGCGATATTTTCCTGGCTGCACAGCACGGCGTTGAACGCCTCGTCTTTGCCCTCCTGCCAGCGTTTTTGCTGACAGCTTTTCGCAATGGATCCCACCGGCGGATGCGTATCCACGGTTAAAGCAAAGAGCGCGAAAGGCTTATTTTGCGCGGTAAGCGTCTGGTATTTCTCCCAGACCGCATTAAGAGTGGTGTCATCGTGCAGACCCCAGTCATTGAGGTACGTCTTATCCGGCAGCGCGTCTTTTTGCTCCTGCAATCCGTCGACATGCTGAAAGCCATGCGTGTTAAAAAACGCCGCTTTACTGGCAAAACGCAGATCCGCGCCCTGATAAAAGTAATTGTCATAACCTGAGTTTTTAAGAATATCGCCAAGACATATCAGCGAGGGAAAAAAACTGCGCAGGTTATCAGAGAAATTACGATCCATAGGGGAGAAGAAGGGAATACCGCACTGCGAGGCGACAATACCGCCAATGGTAAAATCTGTCCCCGGTAATTGCCTGGTGTCAGAAAAATCTAATGAAGATTTTCTGATAAGATTTAAATCGGGAACCAGCCGTGGGAATTTATTTTCGTCAAACAAGGTCCGCTCAAGACTTTCCGCATAAATATACACCAGGTTATAAGCGGGATTATTTATCTTCGTGGCTGGTTTAATTAAATATTCAGGAAAGTCAGAATTAGCTTTACGGTACCGGGAATAAGCAATATCCGCAAGCTGGCCGGTGGCAGGCATCAGGCTGATTGCCGCCACTATTAATAGCATCGCCACACACATCAGGCCTTTGTGCCCGGCATGACCGGTGGCGCGCATAAACAACCAGCCCAGTAACAGCATACTGACGATCATACAGGCGGCCAGTCCTGCGGCGGGTAACAGATACTGGGCGATCCCGGCGCCGGTCAGGTTATCCGTCAGCGTATAAACGGCGGCGCGGTTAATGCCGGCGCCGGTAAAATAATTACAGCCGAAATATAAAATATTAAGCAGCAGATAAATGAGCGAACCGACCATCGTTGCCCGACGCCAGCCTTTTTGCTGTCCTGCGGTGCGCAGGAAGAGGATCAGCCCTGTAAAAAACAGGACGAAATGCAAATAACTGTTCAAAGCCAACTCCATTTAGCTCAGATTATCCCCAAAATCCGGGATACAGCAATACTGATATATTTAGTTAATGAATAAAAAAACGGACCCTGCTGTTGGCGGGTCCGTTGATAGTAATACTTTAAATAAACCCGCTATACGGAATTATTTCTTCGCTGCGCGCTCGAAAGAGGCCACGATTTCAGCTTTAGCCGCTTCGGCGTTGTCCCAGCCGTCCACTTTCACCCATTTGCCTTTTTCGAGATCTTTGTAGTGCTCGAAGAAGTGAGTGATCTGCGCTTTCAGCAGTTCCGGCAGGTCGTTCACATCTTTGATGTGATCGTATTCTTTGCTCAGTTTAGTGTGCGGAACCGCAACCAGCTTGGCGTCTTCGCCCGCTTCGTCGGTCATTTTCAGCACGCCAACCGGACGGCAGCGTACAACAGAGCCTGGCTGTAACGGGTACGGCGTCGGTACCAGCACGTCTACCGGGTCGCCGTCCAGAGACAGGGTGTTGTTGATGTAGCCGTAGTTGCACGGATAGAACATTGCAGTCGACATGAAGCGGTCAACAAAAAGCGCGCCGGTGTCTTTGTCGATTTCGTATTTGATCGGATCGGCATTGGCCGGGATCTCGATAACAACGTAGATGTCTTCTGGCAGATCTTTGCCGGCAGGTACGTTCAATAAGCTCATGTTTGTTTCCTTTAAAATGTGTGCAAACAAGTGCCGGGTATTATAGCTAACTCCCTGGGAAAGTCTCTGGCTGTTTTCAGCCGTGTCGTCTGTTGATAACGGATTCAGGAGCAATCTGACGCGCGGATTGTCCATAAAGTTAGCTGC
Coding sequences within:
- the ppa gene encoding inorganic diphosphatase; amino-acid sequence: MSLLNVPAGKDLPEDIYVVIEIPANADPIKYEIDKDTGALFVDRFMSTAMFYPCNYGYINNTLSLDGDPVDVLVPTPYPLQPGSVVRCRPVGVLKMTDEAGEDAKLVAVPHTKLSKEYDHIKDVNDLPELLKAQITHFFEHYKDLEKGKWVKVDGWDNAEAAKAEIVASFERAAKK
- a CDS encoding LacI family DNA-binding transcriptional regulator, which gives rise to MAGKLKMDAIAAQTGYSVSTVSRVLSGKAATSAKARETIVSCARRLGVLDALACGRLLINDIAVFAPARTFSMGGDPFYHAVTRGIAGATAAHDVHLSYCSLEEQDADLARFLAKAGHKNISALIIIGIDDPAVHRLAQTLGKPCVLINASNRESRLDAVSPDHRAIGFNAARHLLAHGHRRILTITTLRRETLSVRLEGILEAYRHFHVAFEAATDLLVTEGFGGDEAAQRLAQWFDARPADQWPQALLCGSADMTAGIQRMLAQRGLRVPQDVSLISTDVEGQLDGSVTGIAVPCRELGVEAVHMLQTRLNRPQAPVFNLLLPGRLVEFGTVSQATRHAAQAFPSP
- the opgB gene encoding phosphatidylglycerol--membrane-oligosaccharide glycerophosphotransferase; amino-acid sequence: MNSYLHFVLFFTGLILFLRTAGQQKGWRRATMVGSLIYLLLNILYFGCNYFTGAGINRAAVYTLTDNLTGAGIAQYLLPAAGLAACMIVSMLLLGWLFMRATGHAGHKGLMCVAMLLIVAAISLMPATGQLADIAYSRYRKANSDFPEYLIKPATKINNPAYNLVYIYAESLERTLFDENKFPRLVPDLNLIRKSSLDFSDTRQLPGTDFTIGGIVASQCGIPFFSPMDRNFSDNLRSFFPSLICLGDILKNSGYDNYFYQGADLRFASKAAFFNTHGFQHVDGLQEQKDALPDKTYLNDWGLHDDTTLNAVWEKYQTLTAQNKPFALFALTVDTHPPVGSIAKSCQQKRWQEGKDEAFNAVLCSQENIATLINKIKASPGFKNTLIVVSSDHLAMEPIGGQIAQKQPQRENLFFILRGDRSQTKVISRPRNTMDNGATVLELLGGDNAIGLGRSTLSRPSLSATYTSLETRLLDWEPDIIRLWSGDPQKIDQLVINQQSGSLSLGDFNYTLPVLFKVTEDSVQPYLPGTYNAPLSKYLAHFGAEDRFVWIDKCFRIARLGKPELATARELCLAEGTLESAVSVRRIPTPVYQTRVAFPQHDDDRVDIHQRVKSLNQTPDSVRYPADRIMFDIEGFPQQVKAVRGISWQEDWGRWSNANIDPAVTVVYKRPLPDAFDLTLVAKASAANIGKKILVRAGQEEHSLVFGSEISTRTVRFSATGGPTELIITPPDSEPVDEEGRGVTLAETLQRRLGIGLVELKITPAP
- the msrA gene encoding peptide-methionine (S)-S-oxide reductase MsrA, giving the protein MSLFDKKHLVTQSDALPGRNTPMPVASLHAVNEHSMTHVPDGMDVAFFAMGCFWGVERLFWVLPGVYSTAAGYMGGYTPNPTYREVCSGQTGHAEAVRVVYDPNVISYEQLLQVFWENHDPAQGMRQGNDHGTQYRSAIYPLTPEQDAAAKASLERFQAAMRAAGDDRTVTTEIKTAGPFYYAEDDHQQYLHKNPYGYCGIGGIGVCLPPQGTA
- the tamB gene encoding autotransporter assembly complex protein TamB produces the protein MSLWKKISLGVLIFILLLLGTVAFLVGTTTGLHTLFKAANRWVPGLEIGQVTGGWRDLHLKNLSYTQPGVAVNAGDIHLAVKLGCLRDFSLCVNDLSLKDINVAIDSKKMPKSEQVEEEDTGPLDLSTPYAITLSRVALNNINIKIDDTTVSVIEFTSGLNWQEKNLTLKPTNLQGLLIALPKVAEVAQEEVVDPKINNPHPDEKPLGETLKDLFSKPVLPEMTDVHLPLNLNIEEFRGESLRLTGDTDILVRTMLLKVSTQDGNMALDALDIDSNQGTVNATGTAQLSNNWPVDLTLNSTLNVDPLKGEKVKLKVGGALRETLDVGINLSGPVDMVLRAQTQLAEAGLPLNLEVVSEQLYWPFTGERQYQADDLKLKLSGKMTDYTLSFRTAVKGQSVPPATILLDAKGNEQQINLDKLTVAALEGKTELKALLDWQQAISWRGDLTLNGINTAKEFPDWPSKLNGAIKTRGSLYGGSWQMDVPQLKITGNVKQNKVNVEGSLKGNSYLQWVIPGLHLQLGPNSADVKGELGVKDLNLDAVINAPGLDNALPGLGGTAKGLVKVRGTVDAPQVLADITARALRWQELSVASVRVDGDVKSTDQIAGHLNVRAERIAQPGVNLSLVQLDAKGSEKQHELQLRVQGEPVSGQLKLAGSFDRATQRWKGNLSDTRFATPVGPWSLNRAIALDYRNSEQKISIGPHCWTNPNAELCVPQTIDAGAEGRAVVNLNRFDLAMVKPFMPDATQASGIFSGKADVSWDTTKEGLPQGEVTLSGRNVRVTQTINDAPLLVAFDTLNLNARLRDNRADLGWMMRLTNNGQFDGQVQITDPQGRRNLGGNVNIRNFSIGMVNAIFSRGEKAAGTLSANLRLAGDAQSPQLFGQMQLNGVDIDGNFMPFDMQPSQLAMNFNGQRSTLQGVVRTQQGQINLSGDADWSQLDNWRARVAAKGSKVRITVPPMIRLDASPDVVFVATPDLFTLDGSIDIPWARIVVHDVPESAVGVSSDEVMLNANLEPEKPQSASIPINSNLIVHVGNNVRMDAFGLKARLNGDLKVAQDNQGLGLNGQINIPEGRFHAYGQDLIVRKGELLFSGPPDQPLLNIEAIRNPEATENDVIAGVRVTGTADEPKAEIFSDPAMSQQEALSYLLRGQPLDSDQSDSAAMTSALVGLGVAQSGQVVGKIGETFGVSNLALDTAGVGDSSQVVVSGYVLPGLQVKYGVGIFDSLATLTLRYRLMPKLYLEAVSGIDQALDLLYQFEF
- the tamA gene encoding autotransporter assembly complex protein TamA codes for the protein MPQIRLIGIATLLLASGHAFAANVRLQVEGLSGALQKNVRAQLSTIESDEVTPDRRFRARVDDAIRDGLKALGYYEPTIEFDLRPPPAKGRQVLIARVSPGEPVRIGGTDVILRGGARTDHDYLDLLKTRPATGTVLNHHDYDSFKKSLTNVALRKGYFDSKFNKSQLGVALDRHQAFWDIDYDSGTRYRFGEVTFEGSQIRDEYLQNLVPFKEGDYYQTKDLAELNRRLSATGWFNSVIVAPEFEKSRKTKVLPLHGVVSPRTENTIETGVGYSTDVGPRVKASWKKPWMNSYGHSLITNASISAPEQQLDFSYKVPLLKNPLEQYYLVQGGLKRTDLNDTEADSTTLAVSRYWDLSSGWQRAINLRWSLDHFTQGNVTNTTMLLYPGVMISRTRSRGGLMPTWGDSQRYSIDYSNTAWGSDVDFSVLQAQNVWIRTLADRHRFVARGNLGWIETGDFDKVPPDLRFFAGGDRSIRGYKYKSISPKDDDGKLKGASKLATGSLEYQYNVTGKWWGATFIDSGEAVSDIRRSDFKTGAGVGVRWQSPVGPIKLDLAVPIGDKDEHGLQFYIGLGPEL
- a CDS encoding gamma-glutamylcyclotransferase family protein; the protein is MRIFVYGSLRRKQGNSHWMTNAQWLGDHNVEDFRLYSLGHYPGAVPGAGHVQGEVYRIDSATLAELDALRTAGGEYKRQLIQTPYGSAWMYVYQRPVDGRTWIETGNWLDRDRY